One Thermoanaerobaculia bacterium DNA segment encodes these proteins:
- a CDS encoding response regulator, giving the protein MKSILIVEDDAGLRQALEELLNAAGIPHETAADGCEALEKLMQGPTPGAVVLDLMMPVMDGFRFLSARKLDRRIAAIPVIVLTAVPEVLVDRADLNVHEIIAKPCDPERLVETVRRYAEPVSH; this is encoded by the coding sequence ATGAAATCGATCCTGATCGTCGAAGACGACGCCGGGCTCCGGCAGGCCCTCGAAGAGCTCTTGAACGCCGCCGGAATACCGCATGAAACCGCGGCGGACGGGTGCGAGGCGCTCGAGAAGCTGATGCAGGGACCCACTCCGGGAGCCGTCGTGCTCGACCTGATGATGCCGGTGATGGACGGCTTCCGGTTCCTGAGCGCGAGGAAACTCGACCGCCGCATCGCGGCGATTCCGGTGATCGTCCTCACGGCCGTGCCGGAAGTCCTCGTCGACCGCGCCGACCTGAACGTGCACGAGATCATCGCGAAGCCGTGCGATCCCGAGCGCCTCGTCGAAACGGTCCGGCGTTACGCCGAGCCGGTCTCCCACTGA
- a CDS encoding S53 family peptidase: MTQPRRTLGFLTLALLVAASASARFPVDEGDRVRAGGVPAGARTARDLGPGSPDLPLERITLALRPRAGAEGELARLLEAQQNPASPDYHRWITPGEFGRRFGASDDAIATVLDWVQAHGFAVDDVAAGRQWIHISGTAGQVEEAFGSPIHEFWQEGRLRHGNVSPPTIPRALGSVIRGVLSLDDFPKKHAQIGPPVAARRPEVDFQGGDHGMGPADFAVMYDVQPLYDLGIDGRGVSIAVVGRTDIQIADVRNFRLFFGLPANDPVFVHNGTDPGDLGSGTGTDGQMEESEADLDVEWAGAVAPNATIRFVISKSTTASDAADLSAQYAVDHDIAPILSSSFGLCERDLGSGNAFYEALWKQAAAQGITVFVPSGDSGAAGCDDPSADRGTGLAVSGLCSTPWNVCVGGTGLDDQADPARWWSPTEDPATGESLMSPVPEIAWNESGTKPGGSGLLATGGGPSGIYEKPSWQRAPGVPDDGRRDTPDVSLNAAAHDGYVVFQKYDPSVGTVYVVNGTSASTVAFAGLMALVVQSQAGARQGNANPVFYRMASAQFSGGSARPFRDIVSGDNSVPGVTGFSAGPGYDRVTGLGSVDAKALVLGWTAAASPRPRVVAAPPPVVVRTRARPPA, from the coding sequence ATGACACAACCCCGTCGGACCCTCGGTTTCCTGACTCTGGCTCTTCTCGTCGCCGCGTCCGCGTCGGCGCGGTTCCCGGTCGACGAAGGCGACCGCGTGCGCGCGGGAGGCGTCCCCGCGGGCGCGCGCACGGCGCGCGACCTCGGGCCCGGCTCTCCCGACCTGCCCCTCGAGCGGATCACCCTCGCCCTGCGGCCTCGCGCGGGCGCGGAGGGCGAGCTCGCGAGGCTGCTCGAGGCGCAGCAGAACCCCGCATCGCCGGACTACCACCGCTGGATCACGCCCGGGGAATTCGGACGGCGCTTCGGCGCCTCGGACGACGCGATCGCGACGGTCCTCGACTGGGTGCAGGCGCACGGTTTCGCCGTCGACGACGTCGCGGCCGGCCGCCAGTGGATCCACATCAGCGGCACCGCGGGCCAGGTGGAGGAAGCGTTCGGTTCGCCGATCCACGAATTCTGGCAGGAGGGTCGGCTCCGGCACGGCAACGTCTCTCCGCCGACGATCCCGCGGGCGCTCGGTTCCGTGATTCGCGGCGTCCTCTCGCTCGACGACTTCCCGAAGAAACACGCTCAGATCGGCCCCCCCGTGGCGGCGCGCCGGCCCGAGGTCGACTTCCAGGGAGGCGACCACGGAATGGGACCGGCCGACTTCGCCGTCATGTACGACGTCCAGCCGCTCTACGATCTGGGGATCGACGGACGGGGCGTGTCGATCGCCGTCGTCGGGCGCACCGACATCCAGATCGCGGACGTGCGGAACTTTCGCCTCTTCTTCGGACTTCCCGCCAACGATCCGGTCTTCGTCCACAACGGCACGGATCCGGGCGACCTCGGAAGCGGCACCGGCACCGACGGACAGATGGAGGAGAGCGAGGCCGATCTCGACGTCGAATGGGCGGGCGCCGTGGCGCCGAACGCCACGATCCGGTTCGTGATCTCGAAATCGACGACCGCTTCCGACGCGGCGGACCTGTCGGCGCAGTACGCCGTCGACCACGACATCGCGCCGATCCTGTCCTCGAGCTTCGGCCTCTGCGAGCGCGATCTCGGCTCGGGGAACGCTTTCTACGAGGCGCTCTGGAAACAGGCGGCGGCGCAGGGGATCACGGTGTTCGTGCCGTCCGGCGACAGCGGCGCCGCCGGGTGCGACGACCCGTCGGCGGACCGCGGAACCGGGCTCGCGGTCTCCGGCCTCTGCTCGACGCCGTGGAACGTGTGCGTCGGCGGGACCGGGCTCGACGACCAGGCCGATCCGGCCCGCTGGTGGTCGCCGACCGAAGACCCGGCCACCGGAGAATCGCTGATGTCTCCCGTCCCGGAAATCGCCTGGAACGAGAGCGGGACGAAACCGGGAGGCTCCGGGCTCCTCGCGACGGGCGGCGGGCCGAGCGGGATCTACGAGAAGCCGTCGTGGCAGCGCGCGCCCGGCGTCCCCGACGACGGCCGGCGCGACACGCCCGACGTTTCGTTGAACGCGGCCGCGCACGACGGCTACGTCGTCTTCCAGAAGTACGACCCCTCGGTCGGAACCGTCTACGTGGTCAACGGCACTTCCGCTTCCACGGTGGCCTTCGCGGGACTGATGGCGCTCGTCGTGCAGTCGCAGGCGGGCGCGCGGCAGGGAAACGCGAACCCGGTGTTCTACCGGATGGCGTCGGCGCAGTTCTCCGGGGGAAGCGCCCGTCCCTTCCGGGACATCGTGTCCGGGGACAACAGCGTCCCCGGGGTGACCGGCTTCTCCGCGGGGCCCGGCTACGATCGGGTCACGGGACTGGGATCCGTCGACGCGAAAGCGCTCGTCCTCGGATGGACCGCCGCCGCGTCCCCGCGGCCGCGCGTCGTCGCCGCTCCCCCTCCGGTCGTCGTCCGGACGCGCGCCCGGCCGCCCGCCTGA
- a CDS encoding SIMPL domain-containing protein (The SIMPL domain is named for its presence in mouse protein SIMPL (signalling molecule that associates with mouse pelle-like kinase). Bacterial member BP26, from Brucella, was shown to assemble into a channel-like structure, while YggE from E. coli has been associated with resistance to oxidative stress.), giving the protein MKNRPILPAILLVLVAGAATADDPPDRPSAERRRTITVFGEGEASGAPDVAVTTLGVEALDPKLAAAVSDANRRMRSVLEAIKRAGIASRDIRTVEYSINFEQNPTPPRAAGEPEGRPSGSYRVRNTVQVTIRDLPRAGDVLDGAVAAGANAVSGIAFTIENPGPLRARAREAAVADARARAEALARASGVAVGPVVSISESSGGPVPRPMMARAMASMAPAPPIESGELSERAQVEIVFEISPRGP; this is encoded by the coding sequence GTGAAGAATCGACCGATCCTTCCCGCGATCCTGCTGGTGCTGGTCGCCGGCGCGGCGACCGCCGACGACCCTCCCGATCGCCCCTCCGCCGAGCGCCGGCGCACGATCACCGTTTTCGGGGAAGGAGAAGCGAGCGGCGCCCCCGACGTCGCCGTGACGACGCTCGGCGTCGAGGCGCTCGACCCGAAGCTCGCCGCCGCGGTTTCGGACGCGAATCGGCGCATGCGCTCCGTCCTGGAGGCGATCAAGCGCGCCGGGATCGCCTCCCGCGACATCCGGACGGTCGAGTACTCGATCAACTTCGAACAGAATCCGACCCCGCCGCGGGCGGCCGGCGAGCCCGAAGGACGCCCGTCCGGCAGCTACCGCGTCCGGAACACCGTCCAGGTGACGATCCGGGATCTTCCGCGCGCCGGCGACGTGCTCGACGGCGCCGTCGCCGCCGGCGCGAACGCCGTTTCCGGGATCGCCTTCACGATCGAAAATCCCGGGCCGCTCCGCGCCCGGGCTCGCGAGGCCGCGGTGGCCGACGCGCGGGCGCGGGCCGAAGCGCTCGCCCGGGCGAGCGGCGTCGCGGTCGGCCCCGTCGTGTCGATCTCGGAGAGCTCCGGCGGCCCCGTTCCGAGACCGATGATGGCGCGCGCGATGGCGTCGATGGCCCCGGCTCCGCCGATCGAATCGGGAGAGCTGTCCGAACGAGCCCAGGTCGAAATCGTCTTCGAAATCAGCCCGCGCGGACCCTGA